The Lactuca sativa cultivar Salinas chromosome 2, Lsat_Salinas_v11, whole genome shotgun sequence genome includes the window AAAGCTTGTAtgttaaaagagaaaaagaaatctCCGTTTCCCCGTTGGGGATCCCCAGTGCCCGTTGGGGGTGGGATGGgggtttatttatatttcctGATGGGGATGAGGATTGGAATGAGGATTCGGGAGTGGGGATGGGGATTGGGGTACCCTGTATTCCCCGCCCGCGTTGCCATCTCTAAACAGGATTATCCCAAACGTATGAACCCTGTTAATCATTATGTTCTTTGCATCTTTAATAACGTGTTTGTTGCGAAAGCCCTAACAAACATGCACTTACAAAAAGATTATTTTATCAAGTTCATATACCAAACTTTTGATGTTCCAAATTAAATTCTCAAAAGCTTTGGATGGAAAAGAGAGACGTTAAAAAAACGAGGGCTAGACGTGTAACTTCAGAACATAAAAGGGGCGAAATATGAATTTGAGTTGACTTAGGAGCAAATCGTTGTTCTGCCTGACGTGAACTTTAAACAAATTGCAATCAAACTTCCGCTGATGAAGACGCTCTTACGCCGAATTATCATTCCTTACACCAAATCCTCTTCATCAATCAATACTAACCTTCCTCGCTTTCAGAATTGCATTAATACGGCGGCAGAATCACCACACACGGCGGCGGCGCTGGAAGAGGAAGAGAAGACAGCGGAAACAATCACCTGCGTCTGCAAATCCTTTTCAAATAACCTCAACTGGGAAACCCTTAATCGGAAGCTTAAGTTCATCGACGTCAGAAACTCAGCTATCATCAACAAAGTATTGATTCAACTCCAAGAACCACCAAATGCCAAAAAGGCTCTGTCTTTCTTCCACTGGTCATCCCATTTCGGCAACATCACACACCAAACACGAACGTACGCTCTTGTAATACACATTTTGGTTAATGCGAAGCTAATCAAAGATGCCAGCGCGTTAATTGAATCAGTTCTTATCCGATCTGTTACAGGTAATTTGAAAGATCCTGACTGTAAAGGATCTTCTTCTGTCCTCTCGTTTATTCATTCGTTGATGAATAATTATGAGGTCACTAGTTCAACTCCATTTGTGTTTGATTTAACGATACAAATTTGTTCAAAGTTGAGGATGATTGATGAGGCTATAGATGTATGTTTTTGTTTGGGAGAACATGGATTTAGATTGAGTGTTATCAGTTACAATACCTTATTGCACGTAATTCAGAAATCAGATAAGACTAAGTTGGTTTGGAGAGTTTATGAGCAGATGATCAAACATAGAACATACCCAAATGAAAAGACTACCGGGATCATGATTAACGCATTGTGTAAAGAAGGAAAGCTGCAAACTTTTGTTGATATGATAGATAGGATTGATGGAAAGAGATGCTTGCCTAGAGTGATCGTTAACACTTGTTTGGTTTTCACGATGATAGAGGAAGGAAAAATCGAAGATGGGTTAGTTTTGTTAAAGAGGATGTTGATAAAGAACATGATTACGGATACCATTTCATATTCTTTGATCGTGTATGCCAAGATAAAGCTAGGACAATTAGAGTCTGCACGGgaggtgttcgatgaaatgctcaAGAGAGGTTTCAAGGCAAATTCCTTTGTGCACACATCTTTTATAGGAGCATATTGTGAGGCTGGAAAGGTTGAAAGTGGAGATGAACTGTTTAAAGAAATGGAATGTATCGGTTTGAAGCCATACAATGACACATATACTCATATGATTGTTGGTTTTTCAAAAgttggaagatttgaagaaagCTTGAATCTTTGTCAAAAAATGGTGCAAAATGGATTCATTCCAAGTTGTTTAACCTTCAATGAAGTGGTTAAAATGGTAAATGGACATGAGAGTGTGCATAAAGTAGATGAAATGTTGACTCTTTTGTTGGATAAAGGGTTCTTGCCAGATGTAAATACATATACCTATCTTGTTGCAGGTTATGGACGTGATGGAGATATTGAGGGGGTTTTGAAGGTTTATTATGAAATGGAATACAGGAAACTATCTCCTGGGGTTTTGGTGTTTACTTGGTTGATTGTTAGTCTTTATGAATGTGGAAGATCGGAGGAATCAGAGAGATATTTTAGAACAATGAAA containing:
- the LOC111883403 gene encoding pentatricopeptide repeat-containing protein At1g66345, mitochondrial — protein: MKTLLRRIIIPYTKSSSSINTNLPRFQNCINTAAESPHTAAALEEEEKTAETITCVCKSFSNNLNWETLNRKLKFIDVRNSAIINKVLIQLQEPPNAKKALSFFHWSSHFGNITHQTRTYALVIHILVNAKLIKDASALIESVLIRSVTGNLKDPDCKGSSSVLSFIHSLMNNYEVTSSTPFVFDLTIQICSKLRMIDEAIDVCFCLGEHGFRLSVISYNTLLHVIQKSDKTKLVWRVYEQMIKHRTYPNEKTTGIMINALCKEGKLQTFVDMIDRIDGKRCLPRVIVNTCLVFTMIEEGKIEDGLVLLKRMLIKNMITDTISYSLIVYAKIKLGQLESAREVFDEMLKRGFKANSFVHTSFIGAYCEAGKVESGDELFKEMECIGLKPYNDTYTHMIVGFSKVGRFEESLNLCQKMVQNGFIPSCLTFNEVVKMVNGHESVHKVDEMLTLLLDKGFLPDVNTYTYLVAGYGRDGDIEGVLKVYYEMEYRKLSPGVLVFTWLIVSLYECGRSEESERYFRTMKARSLVPIDYTYHKLISNLEIENDIN